In the genome of Fretibacterium sp. OH1220_COT-178, one region contains:
- a CDS encoding ankyrin repeat domain-containing protein has translation MNAGRLGKRLVLAGLLALLLGSSALAAAKSSFLHLAHFGTVAQVRAALDRGANVNIRRDNGSTPLVESVFNKNIGVFPLLIERGADIHARDRDGATPLMIVALYGKDLLNQLRMLLDAGADVNARSDDGRTALIYLCMTSLIHPHPARAVELLLDAGADPSIADDSGRTALDYALRNRGLMDEPVVERLR, from the coding sequence ATGAACGCAGGAAGACTGGGAAAGCGTCTCGTTCTGGCGGGCTTGTTGGCGCTGCTGCTGGGGTCGTCGGCCCTTGCCGCCGCGAAGTCGAGTTTTCTCCACCTCGCGCACTTCGGGACGGTCGCCCAGGTGCGGGCGGCCCTGGACCGGGGAGCGAACGTCAACATCCGCCGGGACAACGGTTCCACGCCTTTGGTGGAGTCCGTTTTCAACAAGAACATCGGCGTGTTTCCCCTTCTGATCGAGCGGGGGGCGGACATTCACGCCAGGGACAGGGACGGCGCCACGCCTCTGATGATCGTGGCCCTGTACGGCAAGGACCTCCTGAATCAGCTCCGCATGCTGCTGGATGCCGGCGCCGACGTGAACGCTCGGTCCGACGACGGCCGGACGGCGCTGATCTACCTCTGCATGACCTCCCTGATCCACCCCCATCCCGCCCGGGCCGTCGAACTGCTGCTGGACGCCGGGGCGGACCCCTCCATCGCCGACGACTCGGGGAGGACGGCCCTGGATTACGCCCTGCGCAACCGGGGGCTGATGGACGAGCCGGTGGTCGAGCGCCTGAGGTGA
- a CDS encoding family 1 encapsulin nanocompartment shell protein, with protein MEDYLGRAASPLPIEIWRRLDETVVETAKEFLTARRFLPLHGPLGPGVQVAPTDGPVREEKTENGFTFSPKRTFVEVPQLSEDFWLLWRDIEVAEREGQPLDLAPALVAAQAFCRREDHMVFYGNKSLGIDGLLSARGVNTLKRGDWGNGEEAFMDIVSGISALQQKGRMGRHTLVVSPDLFVQLHRIQPGTGLMEIERIQKLLDGRIFQAAVLQPGTAALLCAQPQFMDLLVGQDISVAYTEQVELNHHLRILETALPRIKYPDAVAVYQAGK; from the coding sequence ATGGAAGATTATCTTGGGAGAGCCGCCTCTCCCCTTCCCATAGAAATCTGGAGACGACTGGACGAGACGGTTGTCGAGACGGCAAAGGAATTTCTCACCGCCCGGCGCTTTCTGCCCCTGCACGGCCCGCTCGGCCCCGGAGTTCAGGTCGCCCCGACGGACGGCCCCGTCCGGGAGGAAAAAACCGAAAACGGCTTCACCTTCTCGCCCAAGCGCACCTTCGTCGAAGTCCCCCAGCTCTCCGAGGATTTTTGGCTTTTGTGGCGCGACATCGAGGTGGCCGAAAGGGAGGGGCAGCCGCTCGACCTCGCTCCGGCGCTCGTAGCCGCACAGGCCTTCTGCCGACGGGAGGACCACATGGTCTTCTACGGCAACAAGTCCCTGGGCATCGACGGCCTGCTTTCCGCCCGCGGGGTCAATACCCTCAAACGGGGCGATTGGGGGAACGGCGAGGAGGCGTTCATGGACATCGTATCCGGCATCTCCGCGCTGCAGCAGAAAGGGCGCATGGGCCGGCACACGCTGGTCGTGAGTCCGGACCTCTTCGTACAGCTCCACCGCATCCAGCCGGGTACGGGGCTGATGGAGATCGAGCGCATCCAGAAACTGCTCGACGGGCGTATCTTCCAGGCTGCGGTACTGCAGCCCGGAACGGCCGCGCTGCTCTGCGCCCAGCCTCAATTCATGGATCTGCTGGTCGGCCAGGACATCTCCGTGGCCTACACGGAGCAGGTTGAGCTGAACCATCACCTCCGTATTCTGGAGACGGCTCTTCCCCGAATCAAGTATCCCGACGCGGTGGCGGTCTATCAGGCGGGGAAATAA
- a CDS encoding demethoxyubiquinone hydroxylase family protein, with protein MPEFPNPFAGNVDRKVSKEELVQALRIDIAGELEAMFLYDAHAQATDDPLVRKVLMDIRDEEKAHVGELMALLRYLEPNWAEFLAEGDGEVREMMEELGITPSRPDSAPTVTVGSLIEK; from the coding sequence GTGCCCGAATTTCCCAATCCGTTCGCCGGAAACGTCGACCGAAAAGTCAGCAAGGAGGAACTGGTCCAGGCCCTGCGCATCGACATCGCAGGAGAGCTCGAGGCCATGTTTCTCTATGACGCTCACGCCCAGGCGACCGACGATCCTCTGGTGCGAAAGGTGCTGATGGACATCCGGGACGAGGAGAAGGCGCATGTCGGCGAGTTGATGGCGCTGCTGCGCTACCTCGAGCCCAACTGGGCGGAGTTCCTTGCCGAAGGGGACGGCGAGGTCCGCGAGATGATGGAGGAACTCGGCATCACCCCGTCGAGGCCGGATTCCGCCCCTACGGTAACCGTTGGCAGCCTCATCGAAAAATAG
- a CDS encoding DUF3536 domain-containing protein: protein MPRYVCIHGHFYQPPRENPWLEAVELQESAAPWHDWNARIAAECYNRNAASRILDARGDIVKICNNYSRISFNVGPTLLSWLEEREPRCYRAILEADILGRKRFSGHGPAMAQVYSHPIMPLANRRDKATQVRWGLEDFKRRFGRDPEGMWLAEAAVDTETLEVLAENGILFTVLAPKQAAAVRPLQESTWHDVRGERVDTRRAYRCDLPSGRSIALFFYDGRLAQEIAFGGLLHNGEHLAHRLIGTCTDPQQPELSHVATDGESYGHHHDHGDMALAYCLETLDRSHDAQLTVYGEFLALFPPEHAVRIVENSSWSCAHGVERWRGDCGCNAGTPGFHQRWRGPLREALDALRDDLAGVFERESAGLFPDPWGARDAYISVVLDRSPENVGRWLAKHASRPLSPEERRRALSLMEMQRSALLMYTSCGWFFDDVSRIETVQILRYAARAIELGKALSGRDRTPDFLSTLERAPSNVPELENGARVYELLACPGRIDKAQLAAHYGITSLFPGFGMESSEGCWRLSGTASVRKDAPGSLAFSAGTVRVRSVVTEEEGTFLFAANHRGGTSMLCGVSPESGLREPTDEEASSLHALFAGPGERELVDRFGHALFSLRHILRDTQHRLLDQLLQQDVERIEESVHAIVRSYDTLLDDLTALEVRPPRIIASAAEVALTANIVHALERDAPDLQDIRRQLRLAARWRIAPDAARVSFALSRWLHLEMEKLCEDPRDVERIDGICGLLALFVDEHQWRPSLYQAQNLYYETLKRHRTSLAPRARDALHRLGRRLRFSETMLRL, encoded by the coding sequence ATGCCCCGTTATGTCTGCATCCACGGACACTTCTACCAGCCGCCGAGGGAGAACCCCTGGCTCGAGGCCGTCGAGCTTCAGGAGTCGGCCGCCCCGTGGCACGACTGGAACGCACGGATCGCGGCCGAATGCTACAACCGCAACGCGGCCTCCCGCATTCTCGACGCACGGGGAGACATCGTGAAGATCTGCAACAACTACTCCCGGATCAGCTTCAACGTCGGGCCGACCCTGCTCTCCTGGCTGGAGGAGCGGGAGCCCCGCTGCTACCGGGCGATCCTGGAGGCGGACATCCTGGGCCGAAAGCGGTTCTCCGGCCACGGGCCCGCCATGGCTCAGGTCTACAGCCATCCGATCATGCCCCTGGCGAACCGCCGGGACAAGGCCACTCAGGTCCGGTGGGGCCTCGAGGACTTCAAGAGGCGCTTCGGGCGCGACCCCGAGGGGATGTGGCTGGCCGAGGCCGCCGTGGACACGGAGACCCTGGAGGTCCTGGCCGAGAACGGCATCCTCTTCACCGTCCTGGCCCCGAAGCAGGCCGCCGCGGTCCGTCCGCTGCAGGAGAGCACCTGGCACGACGTGAGGGGCGAGCGCGTGGACACCCGCCGCGCCTACCGCTGCGATCTCCCCTCCGGGCGCAGCATCGCCCTGTTCTTCTACGACGGCCGTCTCGCACAGGAGATCGCCTTCGGGGGGCTCCTGCACAACGGGGAGCATCTCGCCCACCGCCTGATCGGCACCTGCACGGACCCGCAGCAGCCGGAGCTCTCCCACGTCGCGACGGACGGGGAGTCCTACGGACACCACCACGACCACGGGGACATGGCCCTGGCCTACTGCCTGGAGACCCTGGACCGCTCCCACGACGCACAGCTCACCGTCTACGGAGAATTCCTGGCGCTCTTTCCCCCCGAGCACGCCGTGCGGATCGTGGAGAACTCCTCCTGGAGCTGCGCGCACGGAGTGGAGCGGTGGCGGGGGGACTGCGGCTGCAACGCGGGGACCCCGGGGTTCCATCAGCGATGGCGCGGCCCCCTGCGGGAGGCCCTGGACGCCCTGAGGGACGATCTGGCCGGCGTATTCGAGCGGGAGTCGGCGGGGCTGTTTCCGGACCCCTGGGGGGCGCGGGACGCCTACATCTCCGTCGTCCTCGACCGATCGCCGGAGAACGTGGGGCGCTGGCTCGCGAAGCACGCCTCCCGTCCCCTGTCCCCCGAGGAGCGCAGGCGCGCCCTCTCCCTCATGGAGATGCAGCGCTCGGCCCTCCTGATGTACACGAGCTGCGGCTGGTTCTTCGACGACGTCTCGCGCATCGAGACCGTCCAGATCCTGCGCTATGCGGCCCGGGCCATCGAGCTGGGCAAGGCGCTCTCCGGCCGGGACCGCACTCCGGATTTTTTGAGCACGCTGGAGAGGGCTCCCAGCAACGTCCCCGAACTCGAGAACGGAGCCCGGGTCTACGAGCTCCTGGCTTGCCCCGGGCGCATCGACAAGGCCCAGCTGGCCGCGCACTACGGGATCACCTCGCTCTTCCCGGGCTTCGGGATGGAGAGCTCCGAGGGGTGCTGGAGGCTCTCCGGCACGGCCTCCGTCCGGAAGGACGCTCCGGGGTCCCTCGCCTTCTCCGCCGGGACCGTCCGCGTCCGCTCCGTTGTCACGGAGGAGGAGGGGACGTTCCTCTTCGCCGCCAACCACCGGGGCGGCACCTCCATGCTCTGCGGCGTGTCCCCCGAGAGCGGCCTCCGCGAGCCGACCGACGAGGAGGCCTCGTCCCTGCACGCCCTCTTTGCCGGCCCCGGCGAAAGGGAGCTGGTGGATCGTTTCGGGCACGCCCTCTTCTCCCTGCGCCACATCCTGCGAGACACCCAGCACAGACTCCTGGACCAGCTGCTGCAGCAGGACGTGGAGCGCATCGAGGAGAGCGTTCACGCCATCGTCCGCAGCTACGACACGCTCCTGGACGACCTGACGGCCCTGGAGGTGCGGCCGCCGCGGATCATCGCCTCCGCCGCGGAGGTCGCCCTGACCGCCAACATCGTCCATGCCCTGGAGCGGGATGCGCCCGACCTCCAGGACATCCGCCGCCAGCTTCGGCTCGCGGCGCGGTGGCGCATCGCGCCCGACGCCGCCCGGGTGAGCTTTGCCCTGTCCCGCTGGCTCCATCTGGAGATGGAGAAGCTCTGCGAGGACCCCCGGGACGTCGAACGGATCGACGGCATCTGCGGCCTGCTCGCCCTCTTCGTCGACGAACACCAGTGGCGTCCCAGCCTGTACCAGGCCCAGAACCTCTACTACGAGACGCTGAAGCGCCACCGGACCTCCCTGGCCCCCCGGGCGAGGGACGCCCTGCACCGACTGGGGCGGCGCCTCAGGTTTTCGGAGACCATGTTGAGGCTCTGA
- the glgB gene encoding 1,4-alpha-glucan branching protein GlgB produces MRKDHAVRYGVSTLTDYDIFLFKQGTHYTLHDKMGAQRHIAEDGTEGIAFSVWAPNARSVSVVGDFNGWNPEAHPLAARWDGSGIWEGFVPGLEKWTLYKFHLLNSRGEHKDKMDPFARAFEVPPRTASIVHWPDYEWRDSGWMAGRAGVTSLHAPWSVYEVHLGSWKHRWDDGLSLSYRELAEELPRYCTEMGFTAVELLPVMEHPFYGSWGYQTLGYFAPSSRYGSPEDFMALIDALHQSGVAVLLDWVPSHFPTDDFGLARYDGTALYEHENPQKGYHPDWGSYIFNYGRNEVRSFLISSAVYWLDHYHIDGLRIDAVASMLYLDYSRKAGQWEPNVHGGRENLEAISLLQDLNREVYGRFPDVQTVAEESTNWPMVTRPVFLGGLGFGMKWNMGWMHDTLGYMGLDSVFRSYHQNRLTFSICYAFSENFMLALSHDEVVHGKGSLINKMPGDWWQKRANLRLLLGYMWAHPGKKLLFMGGEFGQGLEWNHNAALEWHLLDKPEFRGIQQWVKDLNAALRTCPPLHELDFSPEGFRWVDCTDWRQSVLAWLRKGRDDGEFVLCVCNFTPVPRTPYRVGVPRPGYWREMLNSDALLYGGSGMGNAGGVEADQVPSHGYPQSLPLVLPPLSIVLFHYRTPAP; encoded by the coding sequence ATGCGGAAAGACCATGCGGTACGGTACGGCGTTTCGACCCTGACCGACTACGATATCTTCCTGTTCAAGCAGGGAACGCACTACACCCTTCACGACAAGATGGGCGCGCAGAGGCACATCGCCGAGGACGGGACGGAGGGGATCGCCTTCTCCGTCTGGGCCCCCAACGCCAGGTCCGTGAGCGTCGTCGGCGACTTCAACGGCTGGAACCCCGAGGCGCACCCCCTGGCCGCCCGCTGGGACGGCAGCGGAATCTGGGAGGGCTTCGTCCCCGGGCTCGAAAAGTGGACCCTCTACAAGTTCCACCTCCTGAACAGCAGGGGCGAGCACAAGGACAAGATGGACCCCTTCGCCCGCGCCTTCGAGGTGCCGCCGCGCACCGCCTCGATCGTCCACTGGCCCGACTACGAGTGGCGGGACTCCGGATGGATGGCCGGGCGCGCCGGCGTCACCTCGCTCCACGCGCCCTGGAGCGTCTACGAGGTGCACCTGGGCTCCTGGAAGCACCGTTGGGACGACGGGCTCTCCCTCTCCTATCGGGAGCTCGCCGAGGAGCTCCCGCGCTACTGCACGGAGATGGGGTTCACCGCCGTCGAGCTGCTGCCCGTCATGGAACACCCCTTCTACGGATCCTGGGGCTATCAGACCCTGGGCTACTTCGCCCCCTCCAGCCGTTACGGGTCCCCCGAGGACTTCATGGCCCTGATCGACGCCCTGCACCAAAGCGGAGTGGCCGTCCTTCTGGACTGGGTTCCCAGCCATTTTCCGACCGACGATTTCGGCCTGGCCCGCTACGACGGGACCGCCCTCTACGAGCACGAGAACCCCCAGAAGGGCTACCATCCCGACTGGGGCAGCTACATCTTCAACTACGGCCGCAACGAGGTACGGAGCTTCCTCATCTCGAGCGCCGTGTACTGGCTCGACCACTATCATATCGACGGCCTGCGCATCGACGCCGTCGCCTCCATGCTCTACCTCGACTACTCCCGGAAGGCCGGCCAGTGGGAGCCCAACGTGCACGGAGGGCGGGAGAACCTGGAGGCCATATCCCTGCTCCAGGACCTGAACCGCGAGGTCTACGGCCGCTTCCCCGACGTGCAGACCGTGGCCGAGGAGTCCACGAACTGGCCCATGGTCACGCGCCCCGTGTTCCTGGGGGGCCTGGGCTTCGGGATGAAGTGGAACATGGGCTGGATGCACGACACCCTGGGCTACATGGGCCTGGACAGCGTCTTCCGCAGCTATCACCAGAACCGGCTGACCTTCAGCATCTGTTACGCGTTCTCGGAGAACTTCATGCTGGCCCTCTCCCACGACGAGGTGGTCCACGGCAAGGGATCCCTCATCAACAAGATGCCGGGCGACTGGTGGCAGAAGCGCGCCAACCTCCGCCTCCTGCTCGGCTACATGTGGGCGCACCCGGGAAAGAAGCTGCTCTTCATGGGCGGGGAGTTCGGCCAGGGGCTCGAGTGGAACCACAACGCCGCCCTGGAGTGGCACCTGTTGGACAAGCCGGAGTTCCGCGGTATCCAGCAATGGGTCAAGGACCTCAACGCCGCCCTCAGGACCTGCCCCCCGCTTCACGAGCTGGACTTCTCCCCGGAGGGCTTCCGCTGGGTCGACTGCACCGACTGGCGACAGAGCGTCCTCGCCTGGCTGCGCAAGGGCAGGGACGACGGGGAGTTCGTCCTCTGCGTCTGCAACTTCACCCCGGTGCCGAGGACCCCCTACCGGGTCGGGGTCCCCCGTCCCGGCTATTGGCGGGAGATGCTGAACAGCGACGCCCTCCTCTACGGGGGGAGCGGCATGGGCAACGCGGGGGGGGTGGAGGCCGACCAGGTGCCCAGCCACGGGTATCCCCAATCCCTGCCTCTGGTCCTGCCCCCGCTTTCGATCGTGCTCTTCCACTACAGGACCCCGGCACCCTGA
- the gltX gene encoding glutamate--tRNA ligase, protein MTAKPEKSVRVRFAPSPTGALHIGGGHTALFNWLWARHTGGQFILRIEDTDRARSTQAYEETIMAGMNWLGLDWDEGPDRGGDHGPYRQSERLDLYREHAERLVAEGKAYRDGEAVLFKVLPGQDLSFDDIVYGRIETLSDGLKEKNSDNLKDIVLIKSDGMPTYNYAVVIDDHLMDISHVIRGEDHISNTPKQILIYRALGWEVPQFAHLPMILGKDKKKLSKRHGATSVYEFRDMGYMPDSVFNFLALLGWSAGEDREIFSRDEAAALFELSRVTRKAAVFDPDKLNFINQEHLKRLDPAVRLAMIRPFWTEMGLPVENHGDAWLADALTLMAGRGRTAREMAEYSDYFVSFEPVKARYASDAVPDGLRPGLKDFFGVLLATPDWTSEALEESARRWVADRGAKMKDYAMTMRFALTGMKVSPGIFEVAVHLGRDEVRRRLEHYALI, encoded by the coding sequence ATGACAGCAAAACCTGAAAAAAGCGTGCGGGTGCGCTTCGCCCCGAGCCCCACGGGGGCATTGCACATCGGGGGCGGGCACACCGCCCTTTTCAACTGGCTCTGGGCCCGGCACACCGGCGGGCAGTTCATCCTGCGCATCGAGGACACCGACCGGGCCCGATCGACCCAGGCCTACGAGGAGACCATCATGGCCGGCATGAACTGGCTGGGCCTGGACTGGGACGAGGGCCCCGACCGGGGCGGGGACCATGGCCCCTACCGCCAGTCCGAACGGCTCGACCTCTACAGGGAGCACGCCGAGCGCCTCGTGGCGGAGGGCAAGGCCTACCGGGACGGAGAGGCCGTCCTCTTCAAGGTCCTGCCCGGTCAGGACCTGTCCTTCGACGATATCGTCTACGGCCGCATCGAGACCCTGAGCGACGGCCTGAAGGAGAAGAACTCGGACAACCTGAAGGACATCGTCCTCATCAAGAGCGACGGGATGCCCACCTACAACTACGCCGTCGTGATCGACGACCACCTCATGGACATCAGCCACGTCATCCGGGGCGAGGACCACATCTCCAACACCCCCAAGCAGATCCTGATCTACCGCGCCCTGGGCTGGGAGGTACCGCAGTTCGCCCACCTGCCCATGATCCTGGGCAAGGACAAGAAGAAGCTGAGCAAGCGCCACGGGGCCACGAGCGTCTACGAGTTCCGGGACATGGGCTACATGCCGGACTCCGTCTTCAACTTCCTGGCCCTCCTGGGCTGGTCGGCCGGGGAGGACCGGGAGATCTTCTCCCGCGACGAGGCCGCCGCGCTCTTCGAGCTGTCGCGGGTCACCCGGAAGGCCGCGGTGTTCGACCCCGACAAGCTCAACTTCATCAACCAGGAGCACCTGAAGCGGCTCGACCCGGCGGTGCGCCTGGCGATGATCCGTCCCTTCTGGACGGAGATGGGACTGCCCGTCGAAAACCACGGCGACGCCTGGCTGGCCGACGCCCTGACCCTGATGGCCGGGAGGGGGCGGACGGCCAGGGAGATGGCCGAGTACTCGGACTACTTCGTGTCCTTCGAGCCGGTGAAGGCCCGGTACGCGTCGGATGCCGTCCCGGACGGGCTCAGGCCGGGCCTGAAGGACTTCTTCGGCGTCCTCCTCGCCACGCCCGACTGGACCTCGGAGGCCCTCGAGGAGAGCGCCCGCCGGTGGGTCGCCGACCGCGGAGCGAAGATGAAGGACTACGCGATGACGATGCGCTTCGCCCTGACGGGGATGAAGGTCAGCCCCGGCATCTTCGAGGTCGCCGTCCACCTGGGGCGGGACGAGGTTCGGCGGCGGCTGGAGCACTACGCGCTGATCTGA